The DNA region GTAGTCTAATGCTTCTATACTCCTCATTAACAACAGTTGAGTTTGTATAGCTTATTTCACTAACTATCTTTGAACACGATAACACCACTTTGGTAAAAAAAGAATCCTTAAATTTCTGGCCTTACGATACTACCCTTGCAACCGATGATAAGCATGAATTATACACTGCTATCGCACACATTAAGGCACCCTCTAAAATCAAGCTTAATGCCTTTACAATCCGTCAAAGCAAAACTGCTGTCATTATAAAATCTTTCCCATTCTTTCGCAGTACATACGTCCAATATATGATTGACGTTAAAAGCTAGAAGGAAAATAATTATGAAAAAAAACGTGAATAGGCTTGGAAACATTCAAGATAAACGGCACGTTCAAACAAAACGCTTCTTGTTAAAAAATGTTTGGTTCTGGATTGGAATCGTCATAGTTGCCATTGTCATCAGCGTTTCGATATTTAATAGCGATTATGTTAAAAATAGAATGCGAGAGAATCGCATCGAAAATGCACCAACAGAATATAAAAGTGCTGTGGAACGTGCAAAGTTATATGCGACGGTTACTTTTCTGTCAAAAAAAGGAATCTATAATCAATTAACTTCAGATTCAGGAAAACAATATAGTTCAAAAGCCAGTCAGTTTGCAATCGACAATATTGATGTTGATTATAAAAAAAATGCTTTAAAACGAGCTAAAACAATTAAATCAGAATCACCATCTTTCACAAATAAAAAGATTCGGTTTGAACTAAAAACCTACTATGCATTTACAAACGACGAAATAAACTTTGCAATCAGTAATCTGTCAAAAAAATAAAAGACATCTCCTGCTATTTTGCAGGATACATATATAAATTCGAATCAATTAAAAAACAATTTACACATTTTCAAATCAATGCTGAACAATTAAGAAAAAATCAGATAGGAATAAATTAAAAAATCAAATGATTGGTATTTTGTTTGCGCTTCTTTTGGATACAATTCTAAGAAAACACTGCGAAAAAAATGTCATTCTTTATGATTATTTTGTATATTCTTTTTTGAATTGATTCTTCACACTATGTTATAACTTACTCATTATTCCATTCAAGAAGTTAAATATGAATCTCAACCAAACACATTTTTTCGTAATTTCCATCGCTGTGTTCAATATAATGTTTTATAATAGCCAACTCAAAGTGGCTAACAAGTTCAATAAATGTTGTGCCAATAAAAACTAACCATATATTCCAAACTTTAAATCACAAGATGACTTGTTTAAACACTGTAACAGCCAAGCACATAGTCTAGATTTTAAAGATAAAAATAAATATAAATATAAGCGCCCACTTCCAGCGTTATGAAATTCTGAATTTTATCAAAAACTACTATTCTGCAGCAATGACATAATCAGGCTCTCAGACAATAGCAAAATTTTTCTACTCAATTGATTGCAAAAAATTCAACTTTCCTTTTCATGATTCATTTTACAATTTTTTTTGCGAACCTACTTCTCTATGCATGGTTCAATTCAAAGAATAGCAAACATAAAAACATCTTATGCCGGCTTCTCCATGGTTAAAGGACAGAATTAACACCTTTCAAAGAAATTTTAATCACCCAACACAATGTAAATGCAAAAAGCACGTCACCTTAAGAAATAGATGACGTGCTTTTCATGTTTACTTTATTAATATAGAAGGCAGACCGGATCTGCCCACTTATAACTTTGCTTAGTCGTAAAAGCATACTCTATAGTACTTAAATAATTGTAGAAATACTTTCATTATACAGACATCATATCAAATGGTATTTTTAAATTCTTCAACAGGCCTTCGATATTATCTTTTGTAACTTTTTGAAGCTGATCATTCAAAATATTTATCTCCATAATTAGTTTCACTACAAAATCTTTCTTTCCCGA from Weissella diestrammenae includes:
- a CDS encoding Ltp family lipoprotein, with amino-acid sequence MKKNVNRLGNIQDKRHVQTKRFLLKNVWFWIGIVIVAIVISVSIFNSDYVKNRMRENRIENAPTEYKSAVERAKLYATVTFLSKKGIYNQLTSDSGKQYSSKASQFAIDNIDVDYKKNALKRAKTIKSESPSFTNKKIRFELKTYYAFTNDEINFAISNLSKK